A genomic region of Pseudomonadota bacterium contains the following coding sequences:
- the fni gene encoding type 2 isopentenyl-diphosphate Delta-isomerase, giving the protein MATRSQLQRRKADHLELCSSDQVEFRGRGTLLEDVQLLHQALPELSCDDIDLGVELLGKELRAPLVIASMTGGTREAAEVNFELSRIAEERGYGFGLGSQRAMQRQPETAWTYKVRAHAPSTLLLGNVGVVQARDTDTGALRELIDATGVDALCVHMNPAMELIQAGGDRDFRGCIDTFARLVHELSVPIVAKETGCGISRQTAHSIRRAGVQQVDVSGAGGTSWIGVETLRAHGQARSVGELLWDWGIPTAATICYAVECGLRVIATGGIRTGLDVARAIALGADAAGMARPVLEALKKHGRQGANRLLDQVERELRTIMLLCGAATLHDLRLAPRLLMGELRQWLAVR; this is encoded by the coding sequence ATGGCCACCAGGTCCCAGCTGCAGCGCCGCAAGGCGGACCATTTGGAGCTTTGCTCCAGTGATCAGGTCGAATTCCGTGGCCGGGGCACCCTCCTGGAGGATGTCCAGCTGCTGCATCAGGCGCTGCCCGAGCTGAGCTGCGACGACATCGACCTCGGGGTAGAGCTGCTTGGGAAAGAGCTGCGAGCGCCGCTCGTGATCGCGTCCATGACCGGTGGCACACGCGAAGCAGCGGAGGTCAACTTCGAGCTGTCTCGAATCGCCGAAGAGCGCGGCTACGGCTTCGGCCTGGGAAGCCAACGTGCCATGCAGCGGCAGCCGGAGACCGCCTGGACCTACAAGGTGCGCGCGCACGCGCCAAGCACGCTTCTGCTCGGCAACGTTGGTGTGGTGCAGGCCCGTGACACCGACACCGGCGCCTTGAGGGAACTGATCGACGCTACCGGGGTAGACGCGCTGTGCGTACACATGAATCCGGCCATGGAGCTCATCCAGGCTGGTGGCGACCGCGATTTTCGCGGCTGCATCGACACGTTCGCCAGGCTCGTACACGAGCTATCCGTGCCGATCGTGGCCAAGGAAACCGGGTGTGGAATCAGCCGCCAAACAGCGCACAGCATTCGGCGTGCGGGCGTGCAGCAGGTCGACGTGTCGGGCGCCGGTGGCACCTCGTGGATCGGCGTTGAAACACTCAGAGCGCACGGACAGGCCCGCTCGGTCGGAGAGCTGCTATGGGATTGGGGCATCCCCACGGCTGCGACCATCTGCTACGCGGTCGAATGCGGGCTTCGGGTCATCGCGACCGGAGGCATCCGCACTGGCCTCGATGTCGCGCGAGCCATCGCGCTGGGAGCGGATGCCGCCGGTATGGCCCGGCCGGTGCTCGAAGCGCTCAAGAAGCACGGCCGGCAGGGCGCGAACAGGCTTCTTGATCAAGTGGAGCGCGAGCTCAGAACGATCATGTTGTTGTGTGGTGCTGCGACATTGCACGACCTGCGCCTGGCTCCGCGCCTGCTGATGGGAGAGCTTCGGCAATGGCTGGCAGTGCGTTGA